From one Colletotrichum destructivum chromosome 3, complete sequence genomic stretch:
- a CDS encoding Putative serine hydrolase FSH, alpha/Beta hydrolase, producing MYQPYAVNVPPPVRPKILCLHGGGSSGMIFQIQLVRLSRVLEPRFEFVFLEGPIECDAGPGVLPVFEGCGPYRRWVSDDPSTPADEFARQKETAMELLKVYVQQTGPYVGVLGFSQGARAAASVLLEQQRRPFVPYDMFGVFLCGTYPLFVEEEGGDDDKIRAPTFHLVGLFDPWKPASEALIESCAEASTRKVVRYPGGHHLPNAPETIQNIATMVIDLWKETTGARV from the coding sequence ATGTACCAGCCGTACGCCGTCAacgtgccgccgccggtgcggCCCAAGATCCTCTGCCTCCACGGCGGCGGGTCGTCCGGAATGATCTTCCAGATCCAGCTCGTCCGACTGTCGCGGGTACTCGAGCCGCGGTTCGAGTTCGTGTTCCTCGAGGGGCCGATCGAATGTGACGCCGGGCCGGGCGTGCTCCCCGTGTTCGAGGGATGCGGGCCGTACCGGCGGTGGGTCAGCGACgacccgtcgacgccggcggacGAGTTCGCGCGGCAGAAGGAGACGGCGATGGAGCTGCTCAAGGTGTACGTGCAGCAGACGGGGCCGTACGTCGGAGTGCTGGGGTTCTCGCAgggggcgcgggcggcggcgagcgtgctcctcgagcagcagcggcggccctTTGTGCCGTACGACATGTTCGGCGTGTTCTTGTGCGGCACGTACCCGCTCttcgtggaggaggagggcggcgacgacgacaagatcaGGGCGCCGACGTTTCACCTCGTCGGGCTGTTCGACCCGTGGAAGCCGGCGAGCGAGGCGCTGATCGAGTCGTGCGCCGAGGCGAGCACGCGCAAGGTGGTGCGGTACCCGGGCGGGCATCACCTGCCGAACGCGCCCGAGACGATCCAGAACATTGCGACCATGGTGATCGACCTATggaaggagacgacggggGCGAGGGTGTGA
- a CDS encoding Putative ribosomal RNA methyltransferase, FtsJ domain-containing protein — translation MMKRIGKEMQKCTGALKIKTAGWGKPQILDMGMAPGGFLAVAMELNPGAHAMGFSLPEPAGGHKVMLPNDPNIDRRDLDVTMLAEDLGVTAIPSNHPDAGRFVPRQFTANQQQFDLVICGGAVVRKQERASYREAYEAHRLSASQLALGLERLRPGGTMVVLFHKVETWGTARELYAFDGFSRVRLFKPTTGHNKRSSFYMVATDVQSRHARALRAVARWKGIWEAATFRAEGELLKAMGSGEPGVEELLREFGEQMVRRGRKVWKIQADALERAPFMRDKRDGSDKVA, via the coding sequence ATGATGAAGAGGATCGGCAAGGAGATGCAGAAGTGCACCGGGGCGCTCAAGATCAAAACGGCCGGCTGGGGCAAGCCGCAGATCCTCGACATGGGCATGGCACCAGgcggcttcctcgccgtGGCCATGGAGCTCAATCCGGGCGCCCACGCAATGGGCTTCAGCCTGCCCGAGCCCGCAGGCGGCCATAAGGTGATGCTGCCCAACGACCCCAACATTGACCGCCGGGACCTGGATGTCACGATGCTTGCggaggacctcggcgtcACAGCGATCCCCTCGAACCACCCGGACGCCGGCAGATTTGTGCCGCGGCAGTTCACGGCCAACCAGCAGCAGttcgacctcgtcatctGTGGTGGCGCCGTGGTGCGCAAGCAGGAGCGCGCCAGCTACCGCGAGGCCTACGAGGCACACCGGCTGTCGGCGAGCCAGCTCgcgctcggcctcgagcggcTCCGGCCGGGCGGGACGATGGTGGTGCTGTTCCACAAGGTCGAGACGTGGGGCACGGCGAGGGAGCTGTACGCGTTTGACGGGTTCTCGCGCGTGCGGCTCTTcaagccgacgacgggccaCAACAAGCGCTCGTCGTTCTACATGGTCGCCACCGACGTGCAGAGCCGACACGCGCGGGCGCTGCGGGCGGTGGCGCGGTGGAAGGGCATCTGGGAGGCCGCGACGTTCCGGGCGGAAGGGGAGCTGCTGAAGGCGATGGGGTCAGGCGAGCCGGGCGTGGAGGAGCTGCTGAGGGAGTTTGGCGAGCAGATggtgaggagggggagaaaggTGTGGAAGATCCAGGCGGATGCGCTCGAGCGTGCGCCGTTCATGAGAGACAAGCGAGACGGATCGGACAAGGTAGCATGA